In the Phaseolus vulgaris cultivar G19833 chromosome 7, P. vulgaris v2.0, whole genome shotgun sequence genome, one interval contains:
- the LOC137827863 gene encoding phosphatidylinositol 3,4,5-trisphosphate 3-phosphatase and protein-tyrosine-phosphatase PTEN2A-like, whose protein sequence is MDSVPADVSDSHLIKDPPTSSPAKESDAGLVSEQDNSARETPSVLSPPGISSWAKSLKISQSFSGSQDDSSSGNVGKSTFARFTSNLGLRMSPKSPVADESSNETAVQSNLFGSITKGLVDTSKNAVKAVQVKARHVVSQNKRRYQEGGFDLDMTYITENIIAMGFPAGDMSSGFFGYVEGFYRNHMEEVIKFFETQHKDKYKVYNLCSERLYDASLFEGKVASFPFDDHNCPPIQLIISFCQSAYSWLKQDIENVVVVHCKAGMARTGLMISSLLLFLKFFPTAEESMDYYNQKRCVDGKGLVLPSQIRYVKYFERVLTYFNGENPPARRCMLRGFRLHRCPYWIRPSVTISDHSGVLFSTKKHPRTKELLPEDFWFSAPKKGVMVFALPGEPGLTELAGDFKIQFHDRQGDFYCWLNTTMTENRKVLNTGDLDGFDKRKLPSPGFVVEIVLADYNGNVVSSQPETTTTKSDESSSNSPAGPAPVERSTPAENAAKESESHNNDKDDVFSDGEAEQSASSKTKQTKVPSEAVETVKNDTRGSDSNRISNQIANLSHATEQVSLGNKNSSTSIHHASEPRSNVDGKTVSSIEVPSAESEFKAMAADASVFTFGDDEDYESD, encoded by the exons atgGATTCAGTGCCTGCTGATGTGTCTGATTCACATCTTATCAAAGATCCACCCACTTCTTCTCCTGCTAAAGAGAGTGATGCTGGTTTAGTTTCTGAGCAAGATAATTCAGCACGTGAGACACCTTCTGTGCTGTCCCCACCTGGCATATCGTCTTGGGCCAAAAGCTTGAAAATTTCTCAGTCATTTTCTGGCTCCCAAGATGACTCATCAAGTGGAAATGTTGGGAAATCAACTTTTGCTCGCTTCACTAGTAATCTGGGATTGAGGATGTCTCCAAAGTCTCCTGTAGCAGATGAAAGTTCCAATGAAACTGCTGTACAATCTAATTTGTTTGGAAGCATTACGAAAGGGCTGGTTGACACTTCTAAGAATGCTGTGAAAGCTGTGCAGGTTAAGGCACGCCATGTTGTTTCCCAGAATAAACGCAGATACCAG GAAGGAGGTTTTGATTTAGATATGACATATATCACTGAAAACATCATTGCAATGGGATTCCCTGCTGGTGACATGAGCTCTGGGTTTTTCGGCTATGTTGAA GGATTTTACAGAAATCATATGGAAGAAGTGATCAAGTTTTTTGAAACTCAGCATAAG GATAAATACAAGGTTTATAATCTTTGTTCTGAGCggttgtatgatgcatcactgtTTGAGGGAAAG GTGGCCAGCTTCCCTTTTGATGACCACAATTGCCCACCAATTCAACTGATTATATCATTCTGTCAAAGTGCTTACTCATGGTTGAAACAAGACATTGAGAATGTTGTGGTTGTCCACTGTAAGGCTGGAATGGCCAGGACAGGGTTGATGATTTCTAGTCTTCTATTATTCTTAAAG TTCTTCCCAACCGCTGAGGAATCGATGGATTACTATAATCAGAAAAGATGTGTTGATGGAAAGGGACTTGTTCTGCCTAGTCAGATT AGGTATGTCAAATATTTTGAACGAGTCTTAACTTACTTCAATGGCGAAAACCCTCCTGCCCGCAG GTGCATGCTTAGGGGATTCCGGCTTCACAGATGCCCTTACTGGATTAGGCCCTCTGTAACTATCTCAGATCATAGTG GTGTGTTGTTCTCAACCAAAAAGCATCCGAGAACCAAGGAGCTTTTG CCAGAAGATTTTTGGTTTAGTGCACCAAAGAAGGGAGTGATGGTGTTTGCTTTGCCAGGAGAGCCTGGTCTTACAGAGTTGGCTGGGgacttcaaaattcaatttcatGATCGCCAAGGAGATTTTTACtg TTGGTTGAACACAACTATGACAGAAAATAGAAAAGTATTGAACACCGGTGATCTTGATGGCTTTGACAAG AGAAAATTACCTTCTCCGGGATTTGTGGTTGAGATTGTGCTCGCGGACTATAATGGCAATGTTGTAAGTTCGCAACCTGAAACTACTACAACAAAATCAGATGAGAGTTCAAGTAACAGTCCTGCTGGTCCTGCGCCAGTGGAAAGGAGCACACCTGCAGAGAATGCGGCCAAAGAATCAGAGTCTCATAATAATGATAAAGATGATGTGTTTTCAGATGGCGAGGCAGAGCAATCTGCTTCTTCAAAAACCAAGCAAACAAAAGTACCTTCTGAAGCAGTTGAAACAGTTAAAAATGATACCAGAGGGTCCGACTCCAACAGAATTTCAAATCAAATTGCAAATTTATCGCATGCAACAGAACAAGTTTCCTTGGGAAACAAGAACTCCTCCACGTCAATTCATCACGCTAGTGAGCCAAGAAGTAATGTTGACGGAAAAACAGTGTCCAGTATCGAGGTGCCCAGCGCAGAAAGTGAGTTTAAGGCCATGGCTGCAGATGCTTCTGTTTTTACCTTTGGAGATGACGAAGACTACGAAAGTGATTGA